One genomic window of Salvia miltiorrhiza cultivar Shanhuang (shh) chromosome 4, IMPLAD_Smil_shh, whole genome shotgun sequence includes the following:
- the LOC131022497 gene encoding (2Z,6Z)-farnesyl diphosphate synthase CPT6, chloroplastic-like isoform X2, whose product MVSSLQWSRVVPAVSMKAWSTAGKRSVEGPNASSPALGIRKKACLAVGAVMMPKHVGIIMDGSGRWAQNRNLPIRDGHRASSQNLTGLISSCCELGINTLTIFTFSKDNWKRSQMEVDILMRVFEDYIQTHLMQLVARYDIQFAAIGNKSILPKSLQNTISWAEEISKGNKGMNVVMAVSYSGRDDVVEATKNIATKVELGIIRVTDIDEIMFEQELMTNILEFPNPDLLIRTSGELRISNFLLWQLAYTEFYFVDKLFPDFSEDDLHEAFASYQCRERRYGERRN is encoded by the exons ATGGTGTCATCGCTTCAGTGGAGTAGAGTTGTTCCAGCAGTATCAATGAAAGCATGGAGCACTGCAGGGAAACGAAGTGTAGAGGGGCCAAATGCTTCTTCTCCAGCCCTTGGAATTCGTAAAAAGGCGTGTTTGGCAGTTGGAGCAGTGATGATGCCGAAACACGTGGGTATTATAATGGACGGAAGTGGAAGGTGGGCTCAAAATAGGAACTTGCCCATCCGAGATGGCCACAGAGCCAGTTCGCAGAATCTCACAGGCCTCATTTCCAGCTGCTGTGAGCTCGGAATCAACACTCTAACGATCTTCACTTTCTCCAAGGACAATTGGAAACGATCACAA ATGGAAGTTGACATCCTGATGAGAGTTTTTGAAGATTACATACAAACACATTTGATGCAACTCGTAGCAAG ATATGATATACAATTTGCCGCGATCGGGAATAAATCAATATTGCCGAAATCTCTTCAAAATACAATATCTTGGGCCGAGGAAATAAGCAAAGGTAACAAAGGAATGAATGTGGTAATGGCGGTGAGCTACAGCGGTCGCGACGACGTCGTAGAGGCAACCAAAAACATCGCGACCAAAGTAGAACTTGGAATTATACGAGTCACAGACATCGACGAAATTATGTTTGAACAAGAACTTATGACAAACATCCTTGAATTTCCAAACCCAGATTTACTAATAAGGACAAGCGGTGAGCTCAGAATTAGCAACTTTCTTTTATGGCAATTGGCCTATACAGAATTTTACTTCGTAGATAAATTATTTCCTGATTTTAGTGAAGATGATCTCCATGAAGCATTTGCTTCTTACCAGTGCAGGGAGAGGCGCTATGGTGAACGGAGGAATTAA
- the LOC131022497 gene encoding (2Z,6Z)-farnesyl diphosphate synthase CPT6, chloroplastic-like isoform X3 encodes MVSSLQWSRVVPAVSMKAWSTAGKRSVEGPNASSPALGIRKKACLAVGAVMMPKHVGIIMDGSGRWAQNRNLPIRDGHRASSQNLTGLISSCCELGINTLTIFTFSKDNWKRSQMEVDILMRVFEDYIQTHLMQLVARYDIQFAAIGNKSILPKSLQNTISWAEEISKGNKGMNVVMAVSYSGRDDVVEATKNIATKVELGIIRVTDIDEIMFEQELMTNILEFPNPDLLIRTSVQGEALW; translated from the exons ATGGTGTCATCGCTTCAGTGGAGTAGAGTTGTTCCAGCAGTATCAATGAAAGCATGGAGCACTGCAGGGAAACGAAGTGTAGAGGGGCCAAATGCTTCTTCTCCAGCCCTTGGAATTCGTAAAAAGGCGTGTTTGGCAGTTGGAGCAGTGATGATGCCGAAACACGTGGGTATTATAATGGACGGAAGTGGAAGGTGGGCTCAAAATAGGAACTTGCCCATCCGAGATGGCCACAGAGCCAGTTCGCAGAATCTCACAGGCCTCATTTCCAGCTGCTGTGAGCTCGGAATCAACACTCTAACGATCTTCACTTTCTCCAAGGACAATTGGAAACGATCACAA ATGGAAGTTGACATCCTGATGAGAGTTTTTGAAGATTACATACAAACACATTTGATGCAACTCGTAGCAAG ATATGATATACAATTTGCCGCGATCGGGAATAAATCAATATTGCCGAAATCTCTTCAAAATACAATATCTTGGGCCGAGGAAATAAGCAAAGGTAACAAAGGAATGAATGTGGTAATGGCGGTGAGCTACAGCGGTCGCGACGACGTCGTAGAGGCAACCAAAAACATCGCGACCAAAGTAGAACTTGGAATTATACGAGTCACAGACATCGACGAAATTATGTTTGAACAAGAACTTATGACAAACATCCTTGAATTTCCAAACCCAGATTTACTAATAAGGACAAGCG TGCAGGGAGAGGCGCTATGGTGA
- the LOC131022497 gene encoding (2Z,6Z)-farnesyl diphosphate synthase CPT6, chloroplastic-like isoform X1, with protein MVSSLQWSRVVPAVSMKAWSTAGKRSVEGPNASSPALGIRKKACLAVGAVMMPKHVGIIMDGSGRWAQNRNLPIRDGHRASSQNLTGLISSCCELGINTLTIFTFSKDNWKRSQMEVDILMRVFEDYIQTHLMQLVARYDIQFAAIGNKSILPKSLQNTISWAEEISKGNKGMNVVMAVSYSGRDDVVEATKNIATKVELGIIRVTDIDEIMFEQELMTNILEFPNPDLLIRTSGRGAMVNGGINFNVILVNYRVVGTFFASFYNLGCARGWEALSRVSLDTLRHCSSPALSYFYTFWFCFCFCADLHMFFF; from the exons ATGGTGTCATCGCTTCAGTGGAGTAGAGTTGTTCCAGCAGTATCAATGAAAGCATGGAGCACTGCAGGGAAACGAAGTGTAGAGGGGCCAAATGCTTCTTCTCCAGCCCTTGGAATTCGTAAAAAGGCGTGTTTGGCAGTTGGAGCAGTGATGATGCCGAAACACGTGGGTATTATAATGGACGGAAGTGGAAGGTGGGCTCAAAATAGGAACTTGCCCATCCGAGATGGCCACAGAGCCAGTTCGCAGAATCTCACAGGCCTCATTTCCAGCTGCTGTGAGCTCGGAATCAACACTCTAACGATCTTCACTTTCTCCAAGGACAATTGGAAACGATCACAA ATGGAAGTTGACATCCTGATGAGAGTTTTTGAAGATTACATACAAACACATTTGATGCAACTCGTAGCAAG ATATGATATACAATTTGCCGCGATCGGGAATAAATCAATATTGCCGAAATCTCTTCAAAATACAATATCTTGGGCCGAGGAAATAAGCAAAGGTAACAAAGGAATGAATGTGGTAATGGCGGTGAGCTACAGCGGTCGCGACGACGTCGTAGAGGCAACCAAAAACATCGCGACCAAAGTAGAACTTGGAATTATACGAGTCACAGACATCGACGAAATTATGTTTGAACAAGAACTTATGACAAACATCCTTGAATTTCCAAACCCAGATTTACTAATAAGGACAAGCG GGAGAGGCGCTATGGTGAACGGAGGAATTAATTTCAATGTGATTTTAGTAAATTATCGGGTGGTTGGGACGTTCTTTGCTTCTTTTTACAACCTTGGGTGCGCTCGGGGTTGGGAGGCTTTGAGTCGGGTCTCTTTGGATACTCTGCGACATTGTTCTTCACCGGCGTTGAGTTACTTTTATACTTTTTGGTTTTGCTTTTGCTTTTGCGCTGATCTTCATAtgttttttttctga